A stretch of DNA from Candidatus Zixiibacteriota bacterium:
AAATAAAGGAAGCCGCATAACTGGAGAACTTGAGGATACTATCAAAACAATCATCCACAACTCTTGACAATATCTCATCGACATCTTCGCCTAGCCATTCTGGAAACAGACATTTGTGTTCCCGGAACATGTCTTGTACTTGAACCGCTAGTACCCTGTTTCTCTGATCTGCATAGGATGTACCCTCGTTATGGAGCTGCATGCGAAGCACATTAAGCACCTTCGCTGAGTATTCGCGAGATTGACGCATAGAGGAGGCGTCATTCAATCTACACCCACGAAAATCGAGCTTTTCAGTTCGATTGTCAGGATTTCCCCAGAAAACATCCCGAAATTCAATACCGACCGGTGACTCACCTTTGAATCGCTCAATTGCTTGTTTCAGTTGACATTGTTGAATATATGCGTGATCCCGCAAAGCAATCTGCCCCAGATATCCTAGGTAACTCCTGATGCTCTTTGCGAGATGAGGCGCCAAGCTGGTCTCGTCTTCATGTGCATACGAGCGAGGGACAACCAGCTTCTCTTCAATGAAGCCTCTGTGGAGCAGCTCAAAGAGTCTGGAGAACTCCGGTTTGACGCGCTCGTTGACGTCTGCCTTGGCCATGTCGCTTATGAAATTCTGGTCAAGATAGACTACCAGCTTCTTCGTTAACTTGCCCATAGCAATCGTATGTGCCATCTCCTTCTCACTATAATGCTCTATAATCACAAATATGGCAATCACAACCTTTCCCCTTGGGTAATCCGCTCTGAGGGCGGGCCGCCCAACCGAATAGTCAGGATCACGGGGATCCTGAGCTACGTTTCTGGAACTAAAGCTTTTACAGATGTTACAAATAGGCGGAACTGGAGGGGTGTTTTTGGCTTGACAGAAGCGCCTTTTTCGGTATTTTGAGCGTTTAATCGCAAGGCGAAATTGAACTTAGAAGGAGTCATACTGAATGTACGCGATTGTGGAATCAGGAAATGTCCAGTTCCGGGTTGAGAAAGGCGATACCCTGCGGATACCAAAGGTAACCGCCGAGGCGGGAGATAAGCTTACGCTCGACAAGGTACTGATGCTTTGCGACGGCAAAGAGACGAAAGTCGGTACGCCGTATGTCGATGGCGCAAGTGTCGCCGCCGAGGTGCTCGGAGAAGTTCTCGATAAAAAAGTCGGGATTTTCAAAATGAAACGGCGCACCACCTACAGGCTTCACAACGGGCATCGCCAGCCTTAT
This window harbors:
- the rplU gene encoding 50S ribosomal protein L21, whose translation is MYAIVESGNVQFRVEKGDTLRIPKVTAEAGDKLTLDKVLMLCDGKETKVGTPYVDGASVAAEVLGEVLDKKVGIFKMKRRTTYRLHNGHRQPYTEIRIDDIVKPG